GTTCCGTAACGGTCTGGTCGTGCTCTCGCTGACTCGCGGCAATCTGCAGTCGCGGAAGATGGTGATGTTTCCAGCCGAGGCGATCACGGAGTACGAAACGGTCCTGTCGACCAGCCGCCTGAAGGAAGCGCCTCGTATCCCCGGCCGCGGTACAGCGTCCAACCTTCGCGAGACGATACGCATCTACGATGCGGAAGGGACCGCGGTTGAACGGACTTACGATCCCTCCGTCATGCTCCCCGCCGACTTCGAGCGCCAGCGCGACCTTCTTCGCGAGCTCGTTCAGATCATCTGGCAGGATCGCGATCTCTCGAGTCCCTTTGCGGAGTATGCACCGGCAGCCGGTGACTTGCTGCTGGATCACGACCTCAACGTCTGGACCGTTCTGAGATACCACCAGGACTCCGGAATGATCGAGCTGGAAGACGAGCGACGGCTCACCCGCGCATTTCTCACGCTCGATCAACTCGACGAAGCTTTCGCCGGTCGTTACTCGACCGTCGCTGAGTGAAAGGGGTTCGGATCACGGGAGGCGAGCTGCGAGGGCGCAGGCTCAGGGCCGCGCGGAGTGGAACGAGGCCGACAACCGCCCGTGCGCGAGAAGCCTTTTTCAACATCGTCGGCGAGCGGATCTCCTCCGGAGGATCTTTTCTCGATCTCTTCGCCGGAACCGGCGTGATGTCGTTCGAGGCGGTGTCGCGGGGTGCTTCCCGCGTCGTGGCGGTCGAACGCGACCGTGCCGCTGCCCGCCAGCTGGAGGCGACGGCGGCGGAATGGGAGAGCCCGATCGAGGTCCTGAGGGAAGACGTCTACAAAGTCCTTCTCAGAGATCACGCTGGCTGGGACGTCGTCTATGCCGATCCCCCCTGGGACTTCGATCGATGGGGCCGGCTTCTCGAGCGCCTGGGAGCATTCAGCGGAATCGACGGTTCGACCATCGTCGCCGTCGAGCATCCATCCCGCAATGCTCTCGAGAGCGAGCGAGGTGGTCTCCGCCTCAGCCGATCGGCGAGCTGGGGAGACACCGCCATCTCATTTTACGAACGGACCCCGAAGAATGATTGATCAAACGCGGAATTTTGAGTCGATTTCCCAATTTGACCGAAGCGACCGAGATGCGCTCATTCAGGCTCTCGCGAGGAGCCGATGAGCCCAACCGTCAACGACACCACCGCATCCGTCCTGTTCGGCACCAACGACGACAACGTTCGAGCGATCGAGCGCGCGTTCGACGTTCGCATCAACATGCGAAACGGCGAGGTCCAGGTCGCCGGAGAGCCGGAGAAGGTATCCGTGGTCGAGCGCCTGATCGATCACCTTCAGATTCTCGAGCAACGGGGAATTTCGATCCGCCCGTCATCGATTCGGACCGCGATCCGCGTCCTGTCCGAAGACCCGGAGGCGGATGTCGTGGCATTTCTCGCGGGGGACGCCCTTTCGCCCGAAGTCTCGAGAATCGTCAAGCCGAGAACGGTAATGCAGCGCAGGTATCTCGAGGCGATCGAGAAGATGGACATGACCTTCTCGATCGGTCCTGCAGGCACGGGCAAGACCTTCCTCGCCGTCGCGGTCGCCGCCGCTCAGCTCAGCGAGAAGAAGGTCCGACGGATCATCCTCTGCCGGCCCGCCGTCGAGGCGGGGGAAAAACTCGGCTTTCTTCCGGGCGATCTCGCCGAGAAGATCAACCCGTATCTCCGTCCGCTCTACGACTCCCTCTACGACATCCTCGGGTTCGAGAGGGTCGGCAAGCTCATCGAGAAGAACGTCATCGAGGTCGCTCCTCTCGCATTCATGCGCGGGCGGACTCTCAGCGATGCATTCATCATTCTCGATGAAGCTCAGAACACCACGACCGAGCAGATGAAGATGTTTCTGACGCGAATGGGCTTCGGCTCCAAAGTCGTCGTCACCGGCGACATCACACAGATCGATCTTCCTGATGGTCGCAGAAGCGGACTCCGCGAGGCCTGGGCCACGCTCGAAGGTGTCGACGGGATCGAGTTCATCCATTTCACGCCGAAGGACGTCGTCAGGCATCCCCTCGTCGGACGAATCGTCCACGCCTACGATCTGAGGGAAGCGAGACGGAACACCCCGGACAATGCGGGTTGACGTCGTGGGCCGTTCGGTTCCCGGATTTCCCCGCCGCGAGATCCGCAAGTTCGTCAACCGTTGCTACAAGGCCCTCATCGAGCTCGGTGTCACGCCGGACGACCGACATACCGACGTGACCGTCTCGCTCCTGGGAGATTCCGTGATGGCCGAGCTCAATCATCGCTGGAGAGGCCGCGAGGGCTCGACCGACATCCTGACTTTTCCGTCCGACGAGGTCTCACCCGATGGTGCGCTCCGTCCGCTGGGCGATCTCGCGATCAGCCTGCCTCGCGCGCGGCGCCAGGCCGCCGATGAGAAGCATTCCCTTGCCACCGAGATCCGCTACCTTCTTCTTCACGGCATGATTCACGCCCTCGGATACGATCACGAAACCGACGATGGAGAAATGAGCTCACTCGAACTGGAAGCGCGTCGTCTCGTCGAGCTCTGAGAGCTCGAGGTTCGACGCTTGCGACTGAAGAAGGATGAGATCGCATAAAACCGAAGCGATCGTTCTGACGACGTGGCCCCAGAAGGAGCGCGACAAGCTGGTCGCTCTCCTCTCGAGAGAAAGGGGGCTGATGCGTGGCTGGGCGTATGGCGTGCGAGGCGCGAAGACGCGGTTCGGAGCATCGCTGGAGCCGCTGAGCCGCATCGTTCTGAATTATCGCGAGCGAGACGACGACGAGATCGTCCGGATCGAGTCTGCGGAGCTGGTCAGGTCGATGTTCGACGTTCAGCGCGACCTCAGGTCCAGCATCGCGCTCTCCTACGTCTCGGAAATGGTCATGACCTTCGCGCAGCCACAGGAGAACGGTGAGCTGTATTTCCGCATGCTCGACAGCATCTGTGAAGTGATGGCTCATGGAGCCGACCCGGTCAGAGTCGTGGCGTGGGCGGAGCTCTGGGTCACGAAGATCGGAGGCCTCTTTCCTTCGC
This Acidobacteriota bacterium DNA region includes the following protein-coding sequences:
- the rsmD gene encoding 16S rRNA (guanine(966)-N(2))-methyltransferase RsmD, which gives rise to MKGVRITGGELRGRRLRAARSGTRPTTARAREAFFNIVGERISSGGSFLDLFAGTGVMSFEAVSRGASRVVAVERDRAAARQLEATAAEWESPIEVLREDVYKVLLRDHAGWDVVYADPPWDFDRWGRLLERLGAFSGIDGSTIVAVEHPSRNALESERGGLRLSRSASWGDTAISFYERTPKND
- a CDS encoding PhoH family protein translates to MSPTVNDTTASVLFGTNDDNVRAIERAFDVRINMRNGEVQVAGEPEKVSVVERLIDHLQILEQRGISIRPSSIRTAIRVLSEDPEADVVAFLAGDALSPEVSRIVKPRTVMQRRYLEAIEKMDMTFSIGPAGTGKTFLAVAVAAAQLSEKKVRRIILCRPAVEAGEKLGFLPGDLAEKINPYLRPLYDSLYDILGFERVGKLIEKNVIEVAPLAFMRGRTLSDAFIILDEAQNTTTEQMKMFLTRMGFGSKVVVTGDITQIDLPDGRRSGLREAWATLEGVDGIEFIHFTPKDVVRHPLVGRIVHAYDLREARRNTPDNAG
- the ybeY gene encoding rRNA maturation RNase YbeY translates to MRVDVVGRSVPGFPRREIRKFVNRCYKALIELGVTPDDRHTDVTVSLLGDSVMAELNHRWRGREGSTDILTFPSDEVSPDGALRPLGDLAISLPRARRQAADEKHSLATEIRYLLLHGMIHALGYDHETDDGEMSSLELEARRLVEL
- the recO gene encoding DNA repair protein RecO, with the translated sequence MRSHKTEAIVLTTWPQKERDKLVALLSRERGLMRGWAYGVRGAKTRFGASLEPLSRIVLNYRERDDDEIVRIESAELVRSMFDVQRDLRSSIALSYVSEMVMTFAQPQENGELYFRMLDSICEVMAHGADPVRVVAWAELWVTKIGGLFPSLKSCAGCGRPLVPPLRFSEPDAGFVCPECAGVRMATMPNAVANVLSSISSMSVEAFAANEIPSLDLFDARMFIVDLRRHFLGHELKSWEALQSAL